One segment of Castanea sativa cultivar Marrone di Chiusa Pesio chromosome 3, ASM4071231v1 DNA contains the following:
- the LOC142628619 gene encoding SKP1-like protein 14 codes for MANQDAILNSTATSTMKITLKSADDKLFMVKKAMVMEFGVVKFFLEDSTDLESTAIPLLNVSGSVLGRVIHYCEKSLSLHLILPPSTLLHLFERVAELILDDENDKSIVELVKAADYLDIKVLLAFLMPSFKRRFGLGDDKGVEYVYTEM; via the coding sequence ATGGCGAACCAAGACGCAATCCTAAACTCTACCGCAACGAGCACGATGAAGATAACGCTGAAATCCGCTGACGACAAGCTATTCATGGTGAAGAAAGCCATGGTGATGGAGTTCGGCGTAGTGAAGTTCTTCCTCGAAGACAGCACCGATTTGGAGAGCACCGCGATCCCTCTGCTAAACGTGTCCGGCTCCGTTCTTGGCCGTGTCATCCACTACTGCGAGAAAAGCCTGAGTCTCCACTTGATACTCCCTCCGTCGACTCTGCTTCATTTATTTGAACGAGTAGCGGAGTTGATTTTGGATGACGAGAACGACAAGAGCATCGTTGAGCTGGTTAAGGCAGCCGATTACTTGGACATCAAAGTACTGCTGGCATTCTTGATGCCGAGCTTCAAGAGGAGGTTTGGACTAGGAGACGATAAGGGCGTAGAATATGTTTATACGGAGATGTAG